The following proteins come from a genomic window of Diprion similis isolate iyDipSimi1 chromosome 8, iyDipSimi1.1, whole genome shotgun sequence:
- the LOC124409349 gene encoding rho GTPase-activating protein 39 isoform X1, which yields MASDSRMEWVEIIEPRTKEHMYANLTTGECVWDPPPGVPVKKTDNNQWWELFDQNTSRFYYYNATSQKTVWHRPTDCDIIPLAKLQTLKQNTEPVGPGGDSQRGNEPKKKESVSTQTPTSSVGRVARFPFQESQNLAATLQVGSACRSRGPGVGIDAQTSPPSLSPSSRRHHHHHHHHHNSRHHHRHHEQPAARRQHNHSQDSGRSSDSSVSHSRTSLESTGYRLLDSPHRHHHRSIGQTQPIPPPSSHLRQQSGTLENRSHKSGTLESVKNQKTQPKTDSPPLGLSLSTSTPLFKKKTFVEPQREIRGTNLDSDRSKNGKDNRGSYGPEPSTSPYRESLMESRGFRQEMPPYRPPEVQVGQVYKPQVDKYGSLVETTGNRYHRERDLHHRERVNSLDKTNATSFYPSSIHHRNRQETGSGSISRAHHGGTVSLSEANVREKYGGVPPERAETNKSLIRGGGGIIANVSKQRSLEVSERDHRRTTCNNSIDRTPQPIARSYSFVQQQKQQQKQQNRRRDRDDDSMHERYLVGQPHPPPRDSSNSNSNDTSSTNSSSNSMGGEEVVGVEESANGRKKKSNGNPSPPPSPYYGNLLVDSDHLLPLQHYILQQAKLSGCYRFGDPLLVEEGDDSLDEEGGRGGGAGGRVDDDSDDQFADDEAASNQGDSSSQEYLEDHYADLGNYDTAGLATYYNTADTLTRPPATPPPPTIVSHTESIAAGVVRPISLPPSTGTNLGTAPSIGNESGIGSTDFDDVRRDGGGGDIEKYAQDNLNLNCGRPKGLRLLFRKKFSVRDMLSWSKDPIPQPMLAITGRDGEKLLKREACNLFRLVQVYMGDRKANVGMTLDGVAMDIVNTIFAKPPLRDELYVQICRQTTENPRKESLRRGWELMAVCLAFVPASATFEPYLEGYMNRHRDPDFQFLEVPKWPIHVQVSHYATVACRRLQRIGAHGKRQPRKATLEDIDQARIQIFRASMFGATLGEVMALQRDRYPQRELPWVQTTLARQVLLRGGTTTEGIFRVSADADEVSVLKASLDRFEDSGVANSVQDAHAPASLLKLWVRELYEPLIPDALYTECVSLRHDDVRAAAAAATALIDRLPDLNRRVLCHLIRFLQIFARPEVVVRTKMDASNLAMVMAPNVLRCTSQDPRVILENARKEMAFVRTLIQSLDTAWVEGLH from the exons aaaaaagaCAGACAACAATCAGTGGTGGGAATTGTTTGATCAGAACACGTCAAGATTTTACTACTACAATGCAACATCTCAGAAAACGGTTTGGCATCGTCCTACAGACTGTGACATCATACCACTGGCCAAATTGCAG ACATTAAAGCAAAATACGGAGCCTGTCGGACCTGGTGGAGATTCGCAGAGGGGGAATGAGCCCAAGAAGAAAGAGTCCGTGTCAACACAGACTCCAACTTCTTCAGTTGGTAGAGTTGCACGTTTCCCCTTTCAGGAGAGTCAAAATCTAGCTGCGACACTA CAGGTCGGAAGTGCTTGCAGATCTCGAGGTCCAGGAGTCGGTATCGATGCTCAAACTTCACCTCCTTCACTTTCACCTTCGTCCAGAcgtcaccatcatcatcaccatcatcaccaTAACAGCCGGCATCATCATAGACATCACGAACAGCCTGCTGCTCGTAGGCAACATAATCACTCCCAG GATTCCGGACGTTCCAGCGATAGCTCGGTATCACATAGCCGTACGTCTTTGGAATCCACTGGGTATCGACTCCTGGATTCACCTCATCGACATCACCATCGTTCCATTGGTCAGACCCAGCCGATACCACCACCATCATCTCATTTGCGTCAACAATCTGGTACCTTGGAAAATCGAAGTCACAAAAGTGGCACTCTGGAGAGtgtgaaaaaccaaaaaacgcAACCAAAAACTGACTCGCCACCGCTTGGTTTATCGCTTTCTACTAGTACTCctcttttcaaaaaaaaaacctttgtGGAACCGCAAAGGGAAATAAGAGGGACGAATTTGGACTCGGATAGAAGTAAGAATG gCAAAGACAACAGAGGTTCGTATGGCCCTGAGCCAAGTACATCGCCATATAGAGAATCGTTGATGGAATCGCGAGGTTTTAGGCAAGAAATGCCGCCATACCGTCCACCCGAAGTGCAAGTCGGTCAAGTGTACAAGCCTCAAGTTGACAAATATGGATCTCTTGTGGAGACGACAGGGAATCGATACCACAGAGAGCGGGATTTACATCACAGGGAGAGGGTTAACAGTCTAGATAAAACAAACGCAACATCGTTTTATCCTAGTTCTATTCACCATCGCAACAGGCAGGAAACAGGCAGTGGTAGTATCAGCAGAGCTCACCATGGTGGCACAGTTTCTCTATCAGAGGCTAATGTCAGGGAGAAATATGGTGGAGTGCCACCCGAGAGAgcagaaacaaataaaagtttGATCAGAGGTGGAGGCGGCATTATAGCTAATGTCTCCAAGCAAAGGAGCTTAGAAGTTAGTGAAAGAGATCATAGGAGGACAACTTGCAATAATTCTATTGACC GCACACCGCAGCCAATAGCGCGCAGCTACAGTTTCGTTCAACAACAAAAGCAGCAACAGAAGCAGCAAAACAGGAGACGAGATAGAGACGACGATTCAATGCATGAGAGATATTTAGTTGGCCAACCGCATCCTCCACCGCGAGACAGCAGTAACAGCAATAGCAATGACACCAGCAGCACAAACAGCAGCAGTAACAGCATGGGGGGTGAGGAAGTGGTTGGAGTTGAGGAGAGCGCAAAtgggagaaagaagaagagtaaTGGAAACCCTAGCCCCCCCCCTTCACCTTATTACGGAAATCTATTAGTAGATTCCGACCACTTGCTACCTCTTCAACATTACATTCTTCAGCAGGCTAAACTCTCTG GTTGTTATAGGTTTGGTGATCCCTTGCTCGTTGAAGAAGGAGATGATTCGTTAGATGAAGAAGGTGGGCGAGGTGGAGGAGCAGGGGGAAGGGTGGATGACGATTCTGACGATCAATTCGCAGATGATGAAGCTGCTAGTAATCAAGGGGATTCTTCAAGCCAAGAATATCTTGAGGATCACTATGCAG ACTTAGGCAACTATGACACGGCAGGTTTAGCTACTTATTATAATACAGCAGATACTTTGACGAGGCCTCCAGCTACCCCGCCACCTCCAACTATAGTTTCTCACACTGAG AGCATAGCTGCGGGCGTCGTGAGACCGATTTCTCTGCCACCTTCGACTGGAACGAATTTAGGAACAGCTCCGAGTATTGGAAATGAATCCGGAATAGGATCGACAGACTTTGACGACGTGAGGCGAGACGGCGGCGGTGGAGACATAGAAAAATACGCGCAAGACAATTTGAACCTGAACTGTGGAAGACCGAAGGGACTCAGATTACTTTTCCGTAAGAAATTCAGCGTGCGCGACATGCTGAGTTGGTCCAAAGACCCGATACCTCAGCCAATGCTTGCTATAACTGGTAGAGACGGTGAAAAGCTTCTTAAGAGAGAAGCTTGTAATTTATTCAGACTCGTCCAAGTTTACATGGGAGATAGAAAAGCTAACGTAGGTATGACTCTCGACGGAGTAGCGATGGACATAGTAAATACAATCTTTGCTAAACCGCCACTACGAGACGAGCTTTACGTGCAAATCTGTCGTCAAACTACGGAGAATCCTCGTAAAGAAAGCCTGCGTAGAGGATGGGAGCTGATGGCTGTCTGTCTTGCATTTGTTCCTGCTAGTGCTACTTTTGAGCCGTACCTTGAAGGCTACATGAACAGGCATAGAGATccagattttcaatttctcgaaGTTCCAAAATGGCCAATACACGTCCAAGTCAGTCACTACGCTACCGTCGCATGCCGACGCTTACAGCGTATTGGAGCCCATGGAAAACGCCAACCTCGCAAAGCTACTCTTGAGGACATTGACCAAGCCAGG ATACAAATCTTCCGAGCTTCGATGTTTGGCGCGACGCTAGGAGAAGTCATGGCTTTGCAACGAGATCGATACCCTCAAAGGGAGCTTCCCTGGGTGCAAACGACACTAGCACGCCAGGTTTTACTTCGTGGTGGAACTACAACAGAAGGGATCTTCAGAGTATCTGCCGACGCAGATGAGGTTAGCGTCCTTAAAGCGTCTCTTGACCGATTCGAGGATAGCGGAGTGGCAAATTCAGTCCAAGATGCTCACGCACCAGCCTCTCTATTGAAGCTTTGGGTAAGGGAACTCTACGAACCACTCATCCCGGATGCTCTCTATACGGAATGCGTCTCATTACGCCACGACGACGTCCGAGCCGCTGCCGCGGCAGCTACTGCTTTGATAGATCGGCTTCCTGACCTTAACCGTCGTGTTCTTTGTCATCTGATAAGATTTTTACAG atattcgcAAGACCGGAAGTTGTTGTGCGAACAAAAATGGATGCAAGCAACTTGGCTATGGTAATGGCTCCTAACGTATTGCGCTGTACGTCCCAGGACCCGAGAGTTATTTTAGAAAATGCTAGAAAAGAGATGGCCTTTGTTCGCACCCTCATTCAATCTCTAGACACTGCGTGGGTCGAAGGTCTTCACTGA